TGTTATAGTCAGATTGTTATTGAAATCGGTCTCTTCTTTCATGTTTGGAACTATACTACAGGAGAGCTATTACGGATAATCCCTCATGGTGTAGGAGGATGTTATAAGCTCATTTCTTCTGGATTTGGGTTTGATTCTATTAACAATGAGTTTAAACTGGTAATCATCATTTTCAGGCGCGAGACTAACTCTCCCAAGTGTTTGCTTTTTACTTTTGGAATCAAATCTTCTTGGACAGAAGTCAGGTCTCCTAATTGCGGGTTATCACGAACATCTACTTCAGCCACTTTTGCTTCCTATGGAGCCGCAGCAGGAGGAGAAGCTTTGTTTTGGAGGACCACTGATCCGCAGGTAAGTCTCTTGTTTGACCTCCATGAAGAGAAGTTGCAATACATCCGAATCCCAGTGGAACGCGATGCAGATACTCGGATGTTTGAGCATAATGGATTCTTAGTTGCTGCTGTTCTTGAAATGAAATCACCACCGGTAGTAGGAATTAATACAACTACTTTGGAAAAGGTTCACTTCAAAATATTGAAAGCTTACAAAGATGACCAAGTTTGGGACAAGGAGACTATTGATCTTTCGACCTATTCAATTCGTTTCAGTGACAATTTTCGCTTTGTGAGCTTCTCCGACCAGATATTAATGTACTGGGCGAATCCCGAaagttttcaatttttcaatgtGCACAGGAAATGTCTCAAGGTGGTTAAGAACATAGTTTCAGGCACGAGTAAGACGAGGTTACCCCGAGCTGCTGGAGCCAAACACTACTGGTTGAATTGCGAGGTTGAAAACATCTGCTCTTTGAAAACCCTGTTGCCCGTACGAGCTCAAAAATCTGATTGTGCTGCTTTAAATTCGATGAAGGTTGAAAGCTTCAAGGATATATGGTCTCCGCAACAATTGAAAACAGTTGGGGGATTTTTCTATTCATGCTACCAGTCAAAAACCAGCGAATCCTACTTCTTCTTGAATGAACTTGTTGACCTTTTGGATGGGAGCAATCCCACAGCTCAGCTCAAGATGCAAGAACCGCAGCAGTACCACCAACAGGAACAGAATCAACAAAATCGCTCTACTGCCTTTCAATACCTGTCAGATATGAGAGCTGCCATCAGTGCTGGTCAGCAAGTCCTTTCCGAGTGCAGTAGGCATTTTAATGAAGCCGAGGAAGCTCTTTCGGAGGGCACTAGGCATTTTAATGAAGCCGAGAAAGCTCTTTCGGAGAACACTAGGCATTTCAATGAAGCTGAGAATGCTGTTAACCATCTTGAATTGCATATCAATAGGCTATTTCCTGATAAATCAGAATGAACTCGTTTATTTATTTCACGCATTCTTTTATTTCGTAATCTTTAAAATGAAAATATAACTCTTAAGATTGTAGATTTCAGTTTTTCCTTTTTCCCTTTATGGAACatcatttttattgatgaatttcTTCTGTGATTTCTTATTCCTGTATTGGATTATAATGATTTTGTGGATGAATCTTTGAATTTCAGTACAAATTTTTTGGTGGGTAATgtgttttattttctgtaaagggTT
This portion of the Papaver somniferum cultivar HN1 chromosome 11, ASM357369v1, whole genome shotgun sequence genome encodes:
- the LOC113322378 gene encoding uncharacterized protein LOC113322378 isoform X1 codes for the protein MSVSEFVVNYHKKDHVYGNNLRKKMKNQKIEEKVEDNPKKKKKKMKKPKTEEDDGFQISLPIELILEFLSRLPVKSLTRLSCARELLRIIPHGVGGCYKLISSGFGFDSINNEFKLVIIIFRRETNSPKCLLFTFGIKSSWTEVRSPNCGLSRTSTSATFASYGAAAGGEALFWRTTDPQVSLLFDLHEEKLQYIRIPVERDADTRMFEHNGFLVAAVLEMKSPPVVGINTTTLEKVHFKILKAYKDDQVWDKETIDLSTYSIRFSDNFRFVSFSDQILMYWANPESFQFFNVHRKCLKVVKNIVSGTSKTRLPRAAGAKHYWLNCEVENICSLKTLLPVRAQKSDCAALNSMKVESFKDIWSPQQLKTVGGFFYSCYQSKTSESYFFLNELVDLLDGSNPTAQLKMQEPQQYHQQEQNQQNRSTAFQYLSDMRAAISAGQQVLSECSRHFNEAEEALSEGTRHFNEAEKALSENTRHFNEAENAVNHLELHINRLFPDKSE
- the LOC113322378 gene encoding uncharacterized protein LOC113322378 isoform X2, with amino-acid sequence MSVSEFVVNYHKKDHVYGNNLRKKMKNQKIEEKVEDNPKKKKKKMKKPKTEEDDGFQISLPIELILEFLSRLPVKSLTRLSCAKVRSPNCGLSRTSTSATFASYGAAAGGEALFWRTTDPQVSLLFDLHEEKLQYIRIPVERDADTRMFEHNGFLVAAVLEMKSPPVVGINTTTLEKVHFKILKAYKDDQVWDKETIDLSTYSIRFSDNFRFVSFSDQILMYWANPESFQFFNVHRKCLKVVKNIVSGTSKTRLPRAAGAKHYWLNCEVENICSLKTLLPVRAQKSDCAALNSMKVESFKDIWSPQQLKTVGGFFYSCYQSKTSESYFFLNELVDLLDGSNPTAQLKMQEPQQYHQQEQNQQNRSTAFQYLSDMRAAISAGQQVLSECSRHFNEAEEALSEGTRHFNEAEKALSENTRHFNEAENAVNHLELHINRLFPDKSE